The window CAGACCGAAACCATGTCCACAAAGCCTTTCATGGCCCGTTTCCAGTTATACTTGGATACACCGGAAACCCGGGGGCGATGGTTGACCTCCACCTCGCCCACTGTGAACCCCTTGATCTTGAGCAGTGCCGGAATAAAACGATGCATCTCTCCGAAAAGATTAATGTTTTCAAAGCATTCCCGGCGATAGACTTTCAAGGCACACCCACTGTCATGAATATTGTCCTTGATCAGTAAATCCCGCAACATCCTCGCTCCATTGGAAAAAAAACGCTTGGAAAAGTTATCCTTGCGATTCTTGCGCCACCCGGAAACCACATCATAATCATGTTCTTCCAGGTAGGCGATCATCCGAGGAATGTCCCGCGGATCATTTTGTCGATCTCCATCCATGGTCACGATGTAGCGATAACGGGCCTGCTTTATCCCGGCGTCAAAAGCCGCGGTCTGACCGAAGTTGCGACGAAAACGGATGATTTTCGCCGGTGAGCATTCCTTGGCCCGCTTCAGTGTGGCATCCCGGGAACCATCATCCACCAGAATGATCTCGTACACATACCCGTTGGCCTCGCAGACCTTCTTGATCTCCCGGTGCAATTCCGCAACGTTGCCCTCTTCATTAAACAAGGGCACTACGACCGACACTTCCGTCATGATGGCAACCTGCTTGTTGGGATGAGGCAAAAAATCTTGCCTCCATCCTCAGTTTGTTTCTGGATAGTACCGGCTCACTACAATCCCATCCGGTCCAGTACCCGTTGAAAGCGGTCATGAAATGTTGCGGCCATGAAGGTTGTCCGCCGAACCTGTTGGGATCGGACAACACAATGCCGTACCTGTTCGTCATGGATCAACACCCTGGCCAAGGCGGCCATGCGTGGGTAATCATGCACGGCATGCAGCAGGGCTCCAGCATCGCCCATGGTCTCGGAAACGGCCGCACGGGCCAAAGCCAACACGGGTACGTTGAACCACATGGCCTCGATGAGCGGTACGCCGAATCCTTCATGCTCACTCATGGACCAGAAGAGATGGGCCGTGCGATAACATGAATGCAGTCCGGGGTCTGGAATGCTTCCGAGAAAGAGCAGGTTGTCTCCCAGACCGAACTTGTCCGCCATCCAGGTCAGGCCGATATAATATGGATCCGCCGGATCAAATCCTCCCACGAAAATCAGCCGGGCAAAAGGGTCCAGACTCCGGTAGGCGGCAAATGCCCGTATCAGCAGGTCCTGGCGTTTATTTGGAGCCACTCGGCCCACGAAAAGGATATTTGTGCGTCC is drawn from Desulfonatronum thioautotrophicum and contains these coding sequences:
- a CDS encoding glycosyltransferase family 2 protein, with translation MTEVSVVVPLFNEEGNVAELHREIKKVCEANGYVYEIILVDDGSRDATLKRAKECSPAKIIRFRRNFGQTAAFDAGIKQARYRYIVTMDGDRQNDPRDIPRMIAYLEEHDYDVVSGWRKNRKDNFSKRFFSNGARMLRDLLIKDNIHDSGCALKVYRRECFENINLFGEMHRFIPALLKIKGFTVGEVEVNHRPRVSGVSKYNWKRAMKGFVDMVSVWFWNKYAVRPLHLLGGAGMVMLGIGLLFSLYTILLFLQGHNMSHTVWPLLSAFSVITGLQLFVSGLLTDMLSKLYYEKSRDKAYIIREIIEL